From a single Halobacteriovorax sp. HLS genomic region:
- the rfaD gene encoding ADP-glyceromanno-heptose 6-epimerase → MILVTGAAGFIGSVLVKELNLLGREDIIIVDRLRDTTKWKNLAGLKYAEYVHADELLSLIDGFEEEISFIFHIGACSSTTQMDMDYLMRNNVEYSRFLFEVAATNNIPFVYASSAATYGDGELGYSDDHQKIKDYRPLNPYGYSKQLFDEWVLKQTQFPSHWFGLKYFNVYGPNEYHKEDMRSLVHKAHGQIKETGKVKLFKSHKEGYEDGKQLRDFIYVKDIARAMLEMMNPSSANFSGIYNLGTGKARSFLDFMKATFKAMDKPENIEFIDMPLSIRDQYQYYTQADMTKFKEFLPNFKFTTLEDGVEDYVKNYLDAQNSYY, encoded by the coding sequence ATGATTTTAGTTACTGGTGCTGCCGGATTTATTGGAAGTGTATTAGTTAAAGAGCTTAACCTGCTTGGAAGAGAAGATATTATCATCGTAGATCGACTTAGGGATACAACTAAGTGGAAGAACCTAGCAGGGCTTAAATACGCTGAGTATGTTCATGCGGATGAGTTACTTTCTCTTATTGATGGATTTGAAGAAGAAATTAGTTTTATTTTTCACATAGGTGCTTGTTCTTCTACGACTCAGATGGATATGGACTACCTCATGAGAAATAATGTTGAGTATTCAAGATTTCTCTTTGAAGTGGCAGCAACTAATAATATCCCATTTGTATATGCCTCATCGGCAGCGACATATGGAGATGGAGAGTTAGGCTATAGTGACGATCACCAAAAAATTAAAGACTATAGACCTCTGAATCCATACGGCTACTCAAAGCAGTTATTCGATGAATGGGTTCTAAAGCAAACACAATTTCCTTCACACTGGTTTGGACTTAAGTACTTTAATGTTTATGGACCGAATGAGTATCACAAAGAAGATATGCGTTCTCTCGTACATAAGGCCCATGGTCAAATTAAAGAAACTGGGAAAGTAAAATTATTCAAGTCGCATAAAGAAGGCTACGAGGATGGTAAACAACTGAGAGACTTTATTTACGTTAAAGATATCGCTAGAGCAATGCTGGAGATGATGAATCCAAGCTCTGCTAATTTCTCAGGAATTTATAATCTAGGAACAGGTAAGGCCAGAAGCTTTCTAGACTTTATGAAAGCAACTTTTAAAGCAATGGATAAACCTGAGAATATTGAATTCATCGATATGCCTCTTAGTATTAGAGACCAGTATCAGTATTACACTCAAGCAGATATGACTAAGTTTAAAGAATTTCTTCCTAACTTTAAGTTTACGACTTTAGAAGATGGCGTCGAAGACTATGTGAAGAACTATCTTGATGCGCAAAATAGTTACTACTAA
- a CDS encoding FliG C-terminal domain-containing protein: protein MPFKGGIKEAAKMLASLSTQERTRILADIAKRDPQRAEVLKKEMVTLEDLKYITVKMLVELLREVKIEDLALALRLGSEDLKTHITSNVSSSMKEEINSILNTGPRPVSEVEESIEKVMQVVRKKLDKGELILSQDGEELV, encoded by the coding sequence ATGCCTTTTAAAGGTGGTATTAAAGAGGCCGCAAAAATGCTTGCTTCCCTTAGCACTCAAGAGAGAACTAGAATCTTGGCAGATATTGCTAAGCGTGATCCACAAAGGGCAGAAGTCTTAAAAAAAGAAATGGTTACCCTTGAAGATCTTAAGTATATAACCGTAAAAATGTTGGTAGAGCTGTTGCGTGAAGTTAAAATTGAAGACCTTGCCCTAGCTCTAAGACTGGGTTCAGAAGATTTAAAAACTCATATTACTTCAAATGTTTCTAGCTCCATGAAAGAAGAGATTAATTCAATCCTAAACACAGGTCCTAGACCCGTGAGTGAAGTTGAAGAGAGTATCGAAAAGGTAATGCAGGTGGTAAGAAAGAAGCTTGATAAAGGTGAGCTTATCTTGTCGCAGGACGGCGAAGAACTGGTATAA
- a CDS encoding cystathionine beta-synthase, which translates to MDFIKSILDAMPSDWLQLTTHRLDIYNEELAKVEFLEKLQSLNSKSSDFEKELKNLPTAFDYIRLGHPLSCILEWTIAKERNLDEKNVISFSSQTMPILAILRKNLLSKVPTQILYKNELPKHFDESILKDIYGYNFELKRTTDYCEAADFSGTTVALSSFDELFTSELEASADFTVFADSQLGSVILVNGSESEAYISEIQHVRRRESIAMTPNDCLSVLEHFVGVKKLSPDLVGESKNRTRALSAIKEITNTSTDASLGSCGLSIQYAIMMGLIHHSYEVYPGKKIKFIVPPNCYGGTNDQARRVAACIDNVEILDLPVDGGKDMVASVEKVLSQVASADAIPFIIAEIPTNPRVEVPDLDRLRQALAKKRLTSEGATAVAPVFILDQTFCPNVLFLGQGDFLSSVKTISYVSGSKFPSGGLCTAGYCVTNEIANELGSYIEKHLQVCDNQATPFQVETLANQMPSMVERISEAYKNTRAFVDFIEQTLPEAKINFVSKELASKGFTPSVFSLDLPTKGDNARQREAHKRELNLLLIKMMINEIPDESKHCVSYGQLKGCYWTIPATSTQGTTKEGDKDYIVRVAISPIFDLEQHKSVFAKFCNQHIK; encoded by the coding sequence ATGGATTTTATTAAGAGTATTTTAGACGCTATGCCATCTGATTGGCTCCAACTTACTACCCATCGCTTAGATATTTACAATGAAGAATTGGCCAAGGTTGAGTTCTTAGAAAAGCTGCAATCTTTAAACTCTAAAAGTAGTGACTTTGAAAAAGAGCTAAAGAATCTTCCTACTGCATTTGACTATATCCGCCTCGGTCATCCTCTGTCATGTATTTTAGAATGGACTATTGCCAAAGAAAGAAACCTAGATGAAAAGAATGTCATAAGCTTTTCTTCTCAAACAATGCCTATCTTAGCAATCCTTAGAAAGAATCTTCTCTCTAAAGTACCTACTCAAATTCTTTATAAGAATGAATTACCAAAGCACTTTGATGAGTCCATTCTAAAAGATATTTATGGTTATAACTTTGAGCTTAAAAGAACAACTGATTACTGTGAAGCTGCAGACTTCTCTGGAACAACAGTAGCTCTATCTTCTTTTGATGAACTCTTTACAAGTGAGCTAGAAGCAAGTGCAGACTTTACTGTATTTGCAGATTCCCAATTAGGTAGTGTCATTCTTGTGAATGGAAGCGAGAGTGAAGCTTATATTTCTGAAATTCAACACGTAAGAAGACGTGAATCAATTGCGATGACTCCAAACGATTGTCTAAGTGTTCTAGAGCACTTTGTTGGAGTTAAGAAATTATCACCTGATTTAGTCGGTGAGAGCAAAAATAGAACTCGTGCTCTAAGTGCCATTAAAGAAATCACGAATACATCAACTGATGCATCTTTAGGTTCTTGTGGATTATCTATTCAGTACGCCATCATGATGGGACTAATCCATCATAGCTATGAGGTTTACCCAGGTAAGAAGATTAAGTTCATTGTTCCACCAAATTGCTATGGGGGAACCAATGACCAGGCCAGAAGAGTGGCCGCTTGTATTGATAATGTTGAGATCTTGGATCTACCAGTCGATGGTGGAAAGGATATGGTTGCTAGTGTTGAAAAAGTTTTGTCCCAAGTGGCAAGTGCCGACGCTATTCCATTTATCATAGCTGAAATTCCTACTAATCCTAGAGTTGAAGTTCCTGATCTTGATAGACTTAGGCAGGCCCTAGCAAAGAAGCGTCTCACAAGTGAAGGTGCAACTGCTGTTGCCCCGGTATTTATTCTAGATCAAACATTTTGTCCAAATGTCCTCTTCCTTGGTCAGGGGGATTTTCTTTCTAGTGTTAAAACAATCTCCTATGTAAGTGGTTCTAAGTTTCCTTCTGGTGGTCTGTGTACTGCTGGATACTGTGTGACAAATGAAATTGCTAATGAACTTGGAAGCTATATAGAAAAGCACTTACAGGTTTGTGATAATCAAGCAACACCTTTTCAAGTTGAGACTTTAGCAAATCAGATGCCTTCAATGGTAGAGAGAATCAGCGAGGCCTATAAGAATACTCGTGCCTTTGTAGACTTTATTGAACAAACTCTACCTGAGGCGAAGATAAACTTCGTCTCAAAAGAGCTCGCAAGTAAAGGCTTTACTCCATCAGTTTTCTCTCTTGATCTTCCTACTAAGGGGGATAATGCACGACAGAGAGAGGCCCATAAGAGAGAGCTAAATTTATTGCTTATTAAGATGATGATAAATGAAATTCCTGATGAGAGTAAGCATTGTGTGAGCTATGGACAACTGAAAGGTTGTTACTGGACTATTCCTGCGACTTCAACTCAAGGAACGACTAAAGAAGGTGATAAAGACTATATTGTCAGAGTCGCAATCTCTCCTATATTTGATTTAGAACAGCATAAGAGTGTCTTTGCTAAGTTCTGTAATCAGCATATAAAGTAG
- a CDS encoding HugZ family protein, translating into MTDKAFSAKALLHKIDTGVLATQMNYEGEVYPYGSICPFVLTPTGEVIILISEIAMHTKNIHIDPNISFTVYDQTAPNKQKASRCSIVGKATLLKEGAQKELACELYTKFYPESKRYFEAHDFNFYSLTAARVRFIEGFGKISWIEASEFASEIPNWWDDKQGIIDHMNNDHQSALNKYRDQILELKGEVSLFDISAEGFHLNVEGSIHFINFSKPCLEKDSVREEFIWLLRSLD; encoded by the coding sequence ATGACAGATAAAGCATTTTCAGCAAAAGCACTTTTACATAAAATTGATACGGGAGTTCTCGCTACTCAAATGAACTATGAAGGAGAGGTCTATCCATACGGATCTATCTGTCCGTTTGTTCTAACTCCAACTGGAGAAGTCATTATTCTTATTAGTGAAATTGCAATGCATACTAAGAATATTCATATTGATCCTAATATCTCCTTTACTGTTTACGACCAAACGGCTCCCAATAAGCAAAAGGCATCGAGATGTTCTATTGTAGGTAAGGCCACGCTTCTTAAAGAAGGTGCACAAAAAGAGCTTGCCTGTGAGCTATATACAAAGTTCTATCCCGAATCTAAGCGCTACTTCGAGGCCCATGACTTTAACTTTTATAGCTTAACTGCTGCTAGAGTTAGATTTATTGAAGGATTTGGCAAAATAAGCTGGATTGAAGCAAGTGAATTCGCTAGTGAAATACCGAATTGGTGGGATGATAAGCAGGGGATAATCGATCATATGAATAATGATCATCAGTCTGCTCTAAATAAGTATAGAGATCAGATTCTAGAGCTAAAGGGGGAAGTCTCTCTCTTTGATATTAGCGCTGAGGGCTTTCACTTAAATGTTGAAGGCAGTATTCACTTTATCAACTTCTCTAAACCATGCCTTGAAAAGGATAGTGTTAGAGAAGAGTTCATTTGGCTTTTAAGAAGCTTGGATTAA
- a CDS encoding LysR family transcriptional regulator: MDYRYLKAFLLTAEFSSFSKAAESLKIAQSAVSRQIKLLEESLDQELIIRSSKKVLLTNKGKELYLAAKQFDEMSDNIFQKEDDRPLRIGILNGLLKNWFMPYLTKYCKKYQRQISIHIEDQPQLRAGIEEGKFDITFSTDNLQSELVSSLKLFSEKLVLISKSEVDLKKLHDYRWIVFSDGDNLFKLSKKQAKSVITVDSIHTILTLVRNNLGLAVVPYHVLKKNESLCIYELPKLPNSEIFMTTLSYKQLPQHIKELTNLIQAS; the protein is encoded by the coding sequence GTGGACTATAGATACTTAAAGGCATTTCTTTTAACTGCTGAATTTTCAAGTTTCTCAAAAGCTGCAGAATCATTAAAAATTGCTCAATCGGCAGTAAGCCGACAAATCAAGCTTCTCGAAGAGAGTCTTGACCAAGAACTCATTATTAGATCATCTAAGAAAGTACTCTTAACTAATAAAGGTAAGGAACTTTACTTAGCTGCCAAACAATTTGATGAGATGAGTGATAATATTTTTCAAAAAGAAGATGATAGACCACTTCGTATTGGTATCCTAAATGGTCTTCTAAAGAATTGGTTCATGCCCTATCTGACGAAGTACTGTAAGAAGTATCAAAGACAAATCTCTATTCATATTGAAGATCAGCCTCAACTTAGGGCCGGAATCGAAGAAGGAAAGTTTGATATAACTTTCTCGACGGATAATCTACAGTCTGAACTTGTCTCTTCTTTAAAACTTTTTAGTGAAAAGCTGGTACTTATCTCTAAAAGTGAAGTCGATTTAAAGAAGCTACACGATTATAGATGGATTGTTTTTAGTGACGGCGATAATTTATTTAAACTCTCAAAGAAACAGGCGAAGTCTGTTATAACAGTAGATTCAATTCATACCATTCTCACACTTGTAAGAAATAATCTCGGCCTAGCAGTCGTGCCTTACCATGTACTAAAGAAGAATGAATCTCTTTGTATCTATGAGTTGCCAAAGCTTCCTAATTCAGAAATTTTCATGACAACTCTAAGCTATAAGCAACTACCACAACATATAAAAGAGCTTACCAACTTAATCCAAGCTTCTTAA
- a CDS encoding iron-sulfur cluster assembly accessory protein, with protein sequence MSFQNLHDKELFHKLCHTAHYTKKRTFMAFKENKINPELIEKPVVFFTQRSLDQLKLILENDFTLAGKYFRILVSGKGCDGFTYSAGFTDLKEDDFLIQIENCDEEIFVIMDPFASFYLQESSVDFIQDFEKDTEGFVITNHLQKKYAGKFWRKDQELTPPLI encoded by the coding sequence ATGAGTTTTCAAAATTTACATGACAAAGAACTTTTCCACAAGCTTTGTCACACTGCACACTACACGAAGAAGAGAACATTTATGGCCTTTAAAGAAAATAAAATTAACCCAGAGCTCATAGAGAAACCTGTCGTATTTTTTACTCAGAGATCTCTTGATCAATTGAAATTAATTTTAGAAAACGACTTCACTTTAGCTGGAAAATATTTTCGAATATTAGTTTCTGGCAAAGGCTGTGACGGTTTCACTTACTCAGCAGGTTTCACAGACCTAAAAGAAGATGACTTTCTCATTCAAATTGAAAATTGTGACGAAGAAATTTTCGTTATAATGGATCCTTTTGCTTCTTTCTATCTACAAGAAAGTTCGGTAGACTTTATTCAAGACTTTGAAAAAGATACAGAGGGATTTGTCATCACTAATCACCTGCAAAAGAAATATGCAGGAAAGTTTTGGCGTAAAGATCAGGAGCTCACTCCCCCTCTGATTTAG
- a CDS encoding M61 family metallopeptidase has protein sequence MKLKYKIKITQPETHYLSVIISGERTANDEQLSFFIPSWSPGSYLMREYGRNIRNFKALNSTGEYYQFEQVDKGVYLVDFKNSDLKGESSKFEISYDVYCHELTVRTSHVDINHAFIHGPSVLMGILNKQILEPELEVQFPALWSKLSTGLKDISTKREVFLYGAKDYDELIDSPIEIGCQETDGFRVNGVDHELCWYGPVMKHSHNLKADIKTIVETVLKTTKDIPYEKYTFMTHFSPGLFGGLEHSNSTVLQYGSFAMTSRKDYIGWLELVAHEYFHTWNVKRIRPVELGPFDYLNEAKTKMHWLTEGLTSFMDQLFVFRAGLTTLSEYLESMVVNLNRYYATPGRRFHSLEDSSFNAWIKLYRPDENSANSSISYYLKGGLVFFALNVMLVKNNSGIDALFDLLWQRYKSNPDLGVSADEVYAMVEKLGGAQVSDKFKHMIESCEEIDFEAILKEMGIEVEYEQSDKVNLGLTPLYQGDNITIQSVVLDGVAYKCGLNAGDELIAIDGMRLNKTNFPKSENFLEVNKTYTFLVARVGVLNEVSVLCEKGPRKIKALKSSDEAQTITFLK, from the coding sequence ATGAAATTGAAGTACAAAATCAAGATTACTCAACCAGAAACTCACTACTTAAGTGTGATTATTTCTGGAGAACGCACCGCAAATGATGAACAATTATCTTTCTTTATACCTTCATGGTCACCTGGGTCATACCTTATGCGTGAGTATGGAAGAAATATCAGAAACTTTAAGGCCTTAAATTCCACTGGTGAATATTACCAATTTGAACAGGTTGATAAGGGTGTCTATCTTGTTGATTTTAAAAATTCTGATCTAAAAGGTGAGTCTTCGAAATTTGAAATATCTTATGATGTTTACTGTCACGAGCTCACTGTTAGAACTTCACATGTAGATATTAATCACGCTTTTATTCATGGGCCTAGTGTGCTGATGGGAATCTTAAATAAGCAAATCCTTGAACCTGAATTAGAAGTTCAATTTCCGGCCCTTTGGTCGAAGCTATCTACAGGACTTAAAGATATCTCGACTAAAAGAGAGGTCTTTCTCTATGGGGCCAAGGATTATGATGAGCTTATTGATTCTCCAATAGAAATTGGTTGTCAAGAAACAGATGGCTTTAGAGTTAATGGTGTCGATCACGAACTATGCTGGTATGGACCTGTCATGAAGCATAGTCACAATTTAAAAGCAGATATTAAAACAATAGTTGAGACTGTTCTTAAAACGACTAAAGATATTCCGTATGAGAAGTATACATTTATGACTCATTTTTCACCGGGACTCTTTGGGGGACTTGAGCATAGTAACTCGACAGTTCTTCAGTATGGCTCTTTTGCGATGACAAGTCGTAAGGATTATATTGGTTGGTTAGAACTTGTTGCTCATGAGTACTTCCATACTTGGAATGTAAAAAGAATTCGTCCAGTTGAGCTTGGGCCATTTGACTACTTAAATGAAGCAAAAACAAAAATGCACTGGCTAACAGAAGGTCTTACAAGCTTTATGGACCAGCTCTTTGTATTTAGAGCGGGACTCACAACACTAAGTGAGTATTTAGAGTCAATGGTAGTAAATCTTAATAGATACTACGCAACTCCTGGAAGAAGATTTCACTCTCTTGAAGATAGTTCATTTAATGCATGGATTAAACTTTATAGACCAGATGAAAACTCTGCGAACTCTTCAATAAGCTACTACCTAAAGGGTGGACTAGTATTCTTCGCTCTTAACGTAATGCTTGTGAAGAACAACTCTGGTATTGATGCTTTATTTGATTTACTTTGGCAAAGGTATAAGTCTAATCCTGACTTAGGTGTAAGTGCAGATGAAGTGTATGCGATGGTTGAAAAGCTCGGAGGTGCGCAAGTCAGTGACAAGTTTAAGCATATGATCGAGTCTTGTGAAGAAATCGACTTTGAGGCAATTTTAAAAGAGATGGGAATTGAAGTTGAGTATGAGCAAAGTGATAAAGTTAATCTTGGCCTAACTCCACTTTATCAGGGCGATAATATTACCATTCAAAGTGTTGTTCTTGATGGTGTGGCCTATAAGTGTGGGCTCAATGCCGGAGATGAATTGATTGCAATAGATGGAATGAGATTGAATAAGACGAATTTTCCTAAAAGTGAAAACTTCTTAGAAGTAAATAAAACATATACTTTTCTAGTTGCAAGGGTTGGTGTTCTTAATGAAGTTAGTGTGCTTTGTGAAAAAGGACCACGAAAAATTAAAGCACTAAAGAGTAGTGATGAAGCTCAAACGATTACTTTTTTAAAATAA
- a CDS encoding 4'-phosphopantetheinyl transferase superfamily protein codes for MQQEISNLFDNLHCVLLDTYEGEIPQKVSHRYPAPKRARLHYTSRLALQGALKMVSDRDFLEYDELEIINHQYLKEDRRILVSISHTNDFAVASVSDSDQLSSIGVDLEVSTREIKEGIYKFFINESDQITNTLELWCIKEAAFKALSPLYQEEKTLVLKDINILKDGTFHLSQCKDLSGFWKLESKEDKLLTHAIILKK; via the coding sequence ATGCAACAAGAAATTTCCAATCTATTCGACAACCTTCATTGTGTATTGCTAGATACTTATGAGGGCGAGATTCCCCAAAAAGTCTCTCACAGATACCCAGCTCCTAAAAGGGCCAGACTTCACTATACTTCACGCCTTGCTTTACAAGGTGCGCTAAAAATGGTGAGCGATAGAGACTTCTTAGAATATGATGAGCTAGAGATTATTAATCATCAATACCTTAAAGAAGATCGCAGAATTCTAGTCTCAATTTCACATACCAATGACTTTGCTGTTGCCAGTGTCAGCGACTCTGATCAACTAAGCTCGATTGGAGTAGATCTTGAAGTCTCAACAAGAGAAATCAAAGAAGGGATATATAAATTCTTTATCAATGAATCTGATCAAATCACTAACACACTTGAACTTTGGTGTATCAAAGAAGCGGCCTTTAAAGCTCTATCCCCTCTCTATCAAGAAGAAAAAACACTAGTGCTTAAAGATATAAATATTTTGAAAGATGGAACTTTCCACTTAAGCCAATGCAAAGACCTAAGTGGATTTTGGAAATTAGAGAGTAAGGAGGACAAACTCCTTACTCATGCAATTATTTTAAAAAAGTAA
- a CDS encoding glutamine synthetase III yields the protein MPSKQSRLSAKKVAVKRTEKTFKRPVDAKGDFLKASEYYGQNVFHFSTAPGIPESVKLELKEVSTLGSSLKKEHADLVAKAVTEWAVSKGATHFCHWFQPLTGSTAEKHDAFLDFENDLPIEKLSATQLVQGEPDASSFPNGGSRSTFEARGYTSWDLTSPMFLLEGPNGLTLCIPTAFVSYYGDALDIKTPLLRSITNLNELSTEFMNLIGLKDVKKVTVTCGAEQEYFLIDKGFYFARPDLVMTGRTLLGSLSHKNQQLDDHYFGRIPGRVLACMEEIDYELHKLGVPAKTRHNEVAPGQFELAQIFRDANVSADNNQLVMATIKDVAEKHDFIALLHEKPFAGVNGSGKHLNWSMATDTGLNLLEPGKEPHSNLRFLAVTAIVIEAVHRRSKLLRVAIASQGNDHRLGANEAPPSIMSVFTGSNLEGIFQAIKDGNTFSPTGDVTLDLGAHQLANLSMDNTDRNRTSPFAFTGNKFEFRAVGSTQSIGFPLSILNAAVAEVFSEAVEFLKEEIKTGSETEINTALMKLTKKLITKSWNIIFNGDGYSQEWLEEAQKRGLPNLKTTADALPTLLDSEQTKYLEETGIFKKNELEMRYNVLCERYITLREIEFSTLIGLIEKNVLPSSLAYKKKLGEVIKIQKDIGLESSVETEMYKKFNFAVETLYATLTTFKSMVANLPHEEDKRALEIANVVYPMSEKVATASNEIEDMIPNTLWELPTFYEMLFLR from the coding sequence ATGCCATCAAAGCAAAGTAGACTTAGTGCAAAAAAAGTGGCCGTAAAAAGAACAGAAAAAACTTTCAAGCGACCAGTTGATGCGAAGGGTGATTTTCTAAAGGCCAGTGAGTATTACGGACAGAATGTCTTTCATTTCTCAACTGCACCAGGAATTCCTGAGTCTGTTAAATTAGAACTTAAAGAAGTATCGACGCTTGGTTCATCTCTTAAAAAAGAGCATGCGGACCTCGTGGCCAAGGCCGTAACTGAATGGGCCGTCTCTAAAGGAGCCACGCACTTTTGTCACTGGTTTCAACCACTAACTGGATCAACTGCTGAAAAGCACGACGCATTCTTAGATTTTGAAAATGATCTACCAATTGAAAAACTCTCGGCGACACAACTTGTACAAGGTGAGCCAGATGCATCTTCATTTCCAAATGGAGGTTCTAGATCTACATTTGAAGCAAGAGGTTATACTTCTTGGGATCTAACTTCTCCAATGTTTCTTCTTGAAGGACCAAACGGATTAACTCTTTGTATACCAACGGCATTTGTTTCTTACTATGGAGATGCCCTAGATATTAAAACACCACTACTTAGATCGATTACAAATTTAAATGAACTCTCTACAGAGTTTATGAACTTAATTGGTTTAAAGGATGTAAAGAAAGTTACAGTAACTTGTGGTGCCGAACAAGAATACTTTCTTATCGACAAGGGCTTCTACTTCGCTAGACCTGACCTTGTAATGACTGGAAGAACTCTATTAGGTTCTCTTTCTCATAAGAATCAGCAATTAGATGATCATTATTTTGGAAGAATTCCTGGAAGAGTTCTAGCATGTATGGAAGAGATTGATTATGAGCTTCACAAGTTAGGAGTTCCTGCTAAGACAAGACATAATGAAGTTGCACCTGGACAATTTGAGCTTGCTCAAATCTTTAGAGATGCAAACGTATCGGCCGACAATAATCAGTTAGTGATGGCGACGATTAAAGATGTGGCAGAAAAGCATGACTTTATTGCACTTCTTCACGAGAAACCATTTGCAGGAGTTAACGGTTCTGGAAAACATCTAAACTGGTCTATGGCCACAGATACTGGTCTTAATCTTTTAGAGCCAGGTAAAGAACCTCACTCGAACCTTAGATTCCTAGCGGTAACGGCCATCGTTATTGAAGCTGTTCACAGAAGATCCAAACTACTAAGAGTTGCAATTGCTTCTCAAGGAAATGATCACAGACTAGGAGCAAACGAGGCCCCTCCTTCAATAATGTCAGTATTTACTGGTAGTAACCTTGAAGGTATTTTTCAAGCAATAAAAGATGGTAATACATTTAGTCCAACAGGGGATGTAACACTTGACCTTGGAGCTCATCAGTTAGCAAACTTATCAATGGATAATACTGATAGAAATAGAACTTCACCTTTTGCTTTTACAGGAAATAAATTTGAGTTCAGAGCAGTCGGTTCGACTCAATCAATTGGTTTTCCTCTGAGTATTCTAAATGCTGCCGTGGCCGAAGTATTTTCTGAAGCGGTAGAGTTTTTAAAAGAAGAGATTAAAACTGGCTCTGAAACCGAGATTAACACTGCTCTAATGAAATTAACTAAGAAGTTAATTACTAAATCGTGGAATATTATCTTTAATGGTGATGGTTACTCTCAGGAATGGTTAGAAGAAGCGCAAAAAAGAGGGCTGCCGAATTTAAAAACAACTGCCGACGCTCTACCAACGCTTTTAGACTCTGAGCAAACAAAGTATTTAGAAGAGACAGGAATCTTTAAGAAGAATGAATTAGAGATGCGCTACAATGTTCTTTGTGAGAGATATATCACTCTAAGAGAAATTGAGTTCTCTACACTCATTGGCCTAATTGAAAAGAATGTTCTTCCAAGTTCTCTTGCATATAAGAAGAAACTTGGTGAAGTTATCAAAATTCAAAAAGATATTGGACTAGAGTCTTCTGTTGAAACTGAGATGTATAAGAAGTTTAACTTTGCTGTTGAAACTCTTTATGCAACTCTTACGACTTTCAAGAGTATGGTGGCCAACCTTCCTCATGAAGAGGATAAGAGAGCACTAGAGATTGCCAATGTTGTTTACCCAATGTCTGAAAAAGTTGCTACAGCTAGTAATGAAATTGAAGATATGATTCCAAACACTCTTTGGGAACTTCCAACTTTCTACGAAATGTTATTTTTAAGATAA